Proteins co-encoded in one Arachis hypogaea cultivar Tifrunner chromosome 13, arahy.Tifrunner.gnm2.J5K5, whole genome shotgun sequence genomic window:
- the LOC112733556 gene encoding transcription factor VOZ1 isoform X1, whose translation MKKVSKTSCKSVSHRLFKDKAKNRVDDLQLMFLDLQFARKESRTVDAAVLEEQVHQMLREWKAELNEPSPASSLQQGGSLGSFSTDICRLLQLCEEEDDASSPLAAPKPEPNDQTQQIGGKVVFQEQGQQQHDFPLVDERKHSISGVQNVAANNLEGPALEYHQFDLHQDFDHSFYTGFNGIGYCEEDAIPQISSYLPSICPPPSAFLGPKCALWDCPRPAQGLDWCQDYCSSFHAALALNEGPPGMSPVLRPGGIGLKDNLLFAALSARAQGKDVGIPECEGAATAKSPWNAPELFDLSVLEGETIREWLFFDKPRRAFESGNRKQRSLPDYSGRGWHESRKQVMNEFGGLKRSYYMDPQPLNHFEWHLYEYEISKCDACALYRLELKLVDGKKNSKAKVTNDSVADLQKQMGRLSAEFMSDNKRPAKGRAKLNAKVGLGGVYSSSGRVAPLNGTYDYGLAAPYDYLVDNMGDYYGT comes from the exons ATGAAGAAGGTTTCCAAGACCAGCTGCAAGTCTGTATCACACAGGCTCTTTAAGGACAAGGCAAAGAACCGTGTTGATGACCTGCAGTTGATGTTCTTAGATCTGCAGTTCGCAAGGAAGGAGAGCCGTACAGTCGATGCGGCTGTCCTTGAGGAGCAAGTTCATCAGATGCTTCGTGAGTGGAAGGCTGAGCTCAACGAGCCCTCGCCTGCTTCTTCTTTGCAGCAA gGTGGCAGTCTTGGGTCATTCTCCACAGATATCTGTCGATTGTTGCAGCTTTGTGAGGAGGAAGATGATGCATCTAGTCCATTAGCTGCCCCTAAGCCTGAACCTAATGATCAGACGCAGCAGATTGGGGGTAAGGTTGTATTCCAAGAG CAGGGTCAGCAGCAACATGATTTCCCATTGGTTGATGAGCGCAAACACTCCATCTCAGGAGTTCAAAATGTGGCAGCTAACAACCTGGAAGGACCTGCTTTAGAATATCACCAGTTTGATTTGCATCAGGACTTTGATCACAGTTTCTATACTGGTTTTAATGGCATAGGTTATTGTGAGGAGGATGCTATTCCTCAAATATCTAGCTACCTGCCAAGTATCTGCCCTCCGCCTTCTGCTTTCTTGGGCCCAAAATGTGCACTTTGGGACTGTCCAAGGCCTGCACAAGGGTTGGACTGGTGTCAAGACTACTGCAGTAGCTTTCATGCTGCTCTAGCCTTGAATGAAGGGCCACCAGGTATGTCCCCAGTTCTACGACCAGGGGGCATCGGTTTGAAAGATAATTTACTTTTTGCCGCTCTTAGTGCAAGGGCACAAGGAAAAGATGTTGGCATCCCAGAATGCGAGGGAGCAGCAACTGCGAAGTCTCCATGGAACGCACCAG AGCTCTTTGATCTTTCTGTTCTCGAGGGTGAGACTATCAGGGAGTGGCTCTTCTTCGACAAACCTCGAAGGGCGTTTGAGAGTGGAAACAGAAAGCAGAGGTCATTGCCAGATTATAGCGGACGTGGTTGGCATGAATCTCGAAAGCAAGTGATGAATGAATTTGGAGGTCTGAAGAGATCCTATTATATGGACCCGCAACCACTGAACCATTTTGAATGGCACCTCTATGAATATGAGATTAGCAAGTGTGATGCATGTGCTTTATATCGGTTGGAACTAAAGCTTGTTGATGGGAAGAAGAACTCTAAGGCAAAGGTTACCAATGATTCAGTTGCTGATTTGCAGAAGCAGATGGGACGGCTTTCTGCTGAGTTCATGTCTGATAACAAAAGGCCTGCAAAAGGCAGAGCTAAACTTAATGCCAAGGTTGGCTTAGGTGGTGTCTATTCCTCTTCAGGCAGAGTGGCTCCACTAAATGGAACATATGATTATGGTTTAGCTGCACCATATGACTATCTTGTTGATAACATGGGCGACTACTATGGAACATGA
- the LOC112733557 gene encoding transcription elongation factor 1 homolog: MGKRKSSAKPPPKKRMDKLDTVFSCPFCNHGTSVECRIDMKNLIGEASCRICQESFSTTVTALSEPIDIYSEWIDECERVNNPEDDGA, from the exons ATGGGAAAGAGGAAATCATCAGCAAAGCCACCTCCAAAGAAGCGAATGGATAAGCTTGACACTGTTTTCAGCTGCCCTTTCTGCAATCACGGCACCAGTGTCGAATGCCGAAT TGATATGAAGAACTTGATAGGGGAAGCTTCTTGCAGGATTTGCCAAGAGAGCTTTAGCACTACTGTCACAG CTTTATCTGAACCAATAGACAT ATACAGTGAATGGATTGATGAATGTGAACGGGTGAACAACCCGGAAGATGATGGTGCTTAG
- the LOC112733556 gene encoding transcription factor VOZ1 isoform X2 produces the protein MKKVSKTSCKSVSHRLFKDKAKNRVDDLQLMFLDLQFARKESRTVDAAVLEEQVHQMLREWKAELNEPSPASSLQQGGSLGSFSTDICRLLQLCEEEDDASSPLAAPKPEPNDQTQQIGGKVVFQEGQQQHDFPLVDERKHSISGVQNVAANNLEGPALEYHQFDLHQDFDHSFYTGFNGIGYCEEDAIPQISSYLPSICPPPSAFLGPKCALWDCPRPAQGLDWCQDYCSSFHAALALNEGPPGMSPVLRPGGIGLKDNLLFAALSARAQGKDVGIPECEGAATAKSPWNAPELFDLSVLEGETIREWLFFDKPRRAFESGNRKQRSLPDYSGRGWHESRKQVMNEFGGLKRSYYMDPQPLNHFEWHLYEYEISKCDACALYRLELKLVDGKKNSKAKVTNDSVADLQKQMGRLSAEFMSDNKRPAKGRAKLNAKVGLGGVYSSSGRVAPLNGTYDYGLAAPYDYLVDNMGDYYGT, from the exons ATGAAGAAGGTTTCCAAGACCAGCTGCAAGTCTGTATCACACAGGCTCTTTAAGGACAAGGCAAAGAACCGTGTTGATGACCTGCAGTTGATGTTCTTAGATCTGCAGTTCGCAAGGAAGGAGAGCCGTACAGTCGATGCGGCTGTCCTTGAGGAGCAAGTTCATCAGATGCTTCGTGAGTGGAAGGCTGAGCTCAACGAGCCCTCGCCTGCTTCTTCTTTGCAGCAA gGTGGCAGTCTTGGGTCATTCTCCACAGATATCTGTCGATTGTTGCAGCTTTGTGAGGAGGAAGATGATGCATCTAGTCCATTAGCTGCCCCTAAGCCTGAACCTAATGATCAGACGCAGCAGATTGGGGGTAAGGTTGTATTCCAAGAG GGTCAGCAGCAACATGATTTCCCATTGGTTGATGAGCGCAAACACTCCATCTCAGGAGTTCAAAATGTGGCAGCTAACAACCTGGAAGGACCTGCTTTAGAATATCACCAGTTTGATTTGCATCAGGACTTTGATCACAGTTTCTATACTGGTTTTAATGGCATAGGTTATTGTGAGGAGGATGCTATTCCTCAAATATCTAGCTACCTGCCAAGTATCTGCCCTCCGCCTTCTGCTTTCTTGGGCCCAAAATGTGCACTTTGGGACTGTCCAAGGCCTGCACAAGGGTTGGACTGGTGTCAAGACTACTGCAGTAGCTTTCATGCTGCTCTAGCCTTGAATGAAGGGCCACCAGGTATGTCCCCAGTTCTACGACCAGGGGGCATCGGTTTGAAAGATAATTTACTTTTTGCCGCTCTTAGTGCAAGGGCACAAGGAAAAGATGTTGGCATCCCAGAATGCGAGGGAGCAGCAACTGCGAAGTCTCCATGGAACGCACCAG AGCTCTTTGATCTTTCTGTTCTCGAGGGTGAGACTATCAGGGAGTGGCTCTTCTTCGACAAACCTCGAAGGGCGTTTGAGAGTGGAAACAGAAAGCAGAGGTCATTGCCAGATTATAGCGGACGTGGTTGGCATGAATCTCGAAAGCAAGTGATGAATGAATTTGGAGGTCTGAAGAGATCCTATTATATGGACCCGCAACCACTGAACCATTTTGAATGGCACCTCTATGAATATGAGATTAGCAAGTGTGATGCATGTGCTTTATATCGGTTGGAACTAAAGCTTGTTGATGGGAAGAAGAACTCTAAGGCAAAGGTTACCAATGATTCAGTTGCTGATTTGCAGAAGCAGATGGGACGGCTTTCTGCTGAGTTCATGTCTGATAACAAAAGGCCTGCAAAAGGCAGAGCTAAACTTAATGCCAAGGTTGGCTTAGGTGGTGTCTATTCCTCTTCAGGCAGAGTGGCTCCACTAAATGGAACATATGATTATGGTTTAGCTGCACCATATGACTATCTTGTTGATAACATGGGCGACTACTATGGAACATGA